In Gadus morhua chromosome 2, gadMor3.0, whole genome shotgun sequence, the DNA window TGTAAACCATTTTTTTGTGAGTGATTTTACCACAGATGTGTTCTTTTGTAACAGTTGCATCCACACAGAGTAGGCCAGCTTTAGGGAGATTCGACTGGGAGTCGGTAACGCCCACTAAACGCTCTCCTGTCTCCGGTCTGTCGTCTCTCAGTGGACTTCAGGTACGTCGTGTTCCATCCTTTCCTGGACGAGATCCTGGTGGGGAAGATCAAGTACTGCAGCCAGGAGGGGGTCTACGGTGAGCGGGCTGGGGGGCACCTCTGGGGAGATTAGGCTGTGTTACTAAAGTGTGTGTTGTTAAACTGCAGCCTAGCGCAGGGCTAGGCCCCCCAGtaccgtaccctcaccgtaccgtaccctcaccgtaccctcaccgtaccgtaccctcaccgtaccgtaccctcaccgtaccgtaccctcaccgtaccCTCAGCGtaccgtaccctcaccgtaccgTACCCTCAGCGTACCTCACCGTACCGTACCCTCAGCGtaccgtaccctcaccgtaccgtaccctcaccgttccctcaccgtaccgtaccctcaccgtaccgtaccctcaccgtaccgtaccctcaccgtaccgtaccctcaccgtaccctcaccgtaccctcaccgtaccgtaccctcagcgtaccgtaccctcaccgtaccctcaccgtaccgtaccctcaccgtaccgtaccctcaccgtaccgtaccctcaccgtaccgtaccctcaccgtaccgtaccctcaccgtaccctcaccgtaccgtaccctcaccgtaccgTACCCTCACCGTTCCCTCaccgtaccctcaccgtaccctcaccgtaccgtaccctcaccgtaccgtaccctcaccgtaccgtaccctcaccgtaccctcaccgtaccgtaccctcaccgtaccctcaccgtaccgtaccctcaccgtaccgtaccctcaccgtaccgtaccctcaccgtaccgtaccctcaccgtaccctcaccgtaccgtaccctcaccgtaccgtaccctcaccgtaccgtaccctcaccgtaccgtaccctcaccgtaccgtaccctcaccgtaccgtaccctcaccgtaccctcaccgtaccgtaccctcaccgtaccCTCAGCGTACCGTACCCTCAGCGtaccgtaccctcaccgtaccctcaccgtaccctcaccgtaccgtaccctcaccgtaccgttccctcaccgtaccgtaccctcaccgtaccctcaccgtaccgtaccctcaccgtaccgtaccctcaccgtaccctcaccgtaccgtaccctcaccgtaccgtaccgtacccttacgtaccctcaccgtaccgtaccctcaccgtaccgtaccctcaccgtaccctcaccgtaccgtaccctcaccgtaccctcaccgtaccgtaccctcaccgtaccgTACCCTTACCGTACCCTCTCCGtaccgtaccctcaccgtaccgtaccctcaccgtaccctcaccgtaccctcaccgtaccgtaccctcaccgtacagtaccctcaccgtaccctcaccgtaccgtaccctcaccgtaccctcaccgtaccgtaccctcagcgtaccgtaccctcaccgtacagtaccctcaccgtaccctcaccgtaccgtaccctcaccgtaGCGCCCTGCTCCACAGTGACCATGGGCTTCTTCGACGACATCCTCATCCTTCCAGAGTCGCTGCAGCAGCCCGCCAAGTTGTATCCTGAGGTTTCAGGTCACTTCCTGGTTCAGTGTGAAGTCGCTTCCTTCTTGTGGGTCACTTTGGACCAAAGTGTCCTAGGGGAGAGCTTCTCAACCCCTGGGGATAGTCAATGATTATCAGTAAGTGAGCAATGATTTGCTGTTTTAAACCTGCGCTAGATTTTTGTGGGGACCAATCAGACTACAGAGCTTTCATTCTCTACAAATCACTCTGAAAACGGATTGAATACTGACACCCACTTAATTAGACCTTCATGTTGATCAGGTTATTAAAGGGGGCTGTCCTGGCCCCGTTAGAGGGGGTGGTCCTAGGCCCGTTAGAGGGGGCGGTACTGACCCGTTCGAGGGGGCGGTCCCTTTAGAGGGGGCGGTCCTGGCCCCCTTATAAGGGGCGGTCCTATCCCCCGGAGTCGTCTACGGTGTTGTGAGCGTTCCTGAGCGGCGCTCCAGTGACGAGACGGAGCAGGTGTGGCTCTGGGAGTACGAGACGGACGAGGGCGCCCACGACCTCTACATGGACCAGGGCGAGGAGATCCGCTTCCGGGTCACCGACGAGGTCTTCCTCGACACCTCGCcgtcaggccccgcccccgccaccgTGGACACGCCCACGCTGCCTGGCCAGCCCAAACCGCCCACGCCCGAGGAGAGCGGGCAGAAGAAGGAGCCGCCGTACACGCTGATAGTAAGGACCCGCCCTCGTTTAGCCGGCGCTTTAATCCAGAGCGATTTACaataacgcctcgtttccacatgcGTACATtatcgtatgcgatccaaccgtctccgaaagaaagtccattcattcctatgtgattctccgtaatgtccgtttttcctccgagactcctcccctccgtaaaatttctgtccggtatgtccgtaatatacgttcacaATTTTttactttcgccgtcgttttacggagataccgtatgaaaatgtttatgtttttcacaaaacatatAATAATGGTGACAGTGGTTACAAAAACGTATCaggttaaaggtgtagtatcaggttaaaggtgtagtatcaggttaaaggtgtagtgtcaggttaaaggtgtagtatcaggttaaaggtgtagtatcaggttaaaggtgtagtatcaggttaaaggtgtagtatcaggttaaaggtgtagtatcaggttaaaggtgtagtatcaggttaaaggtgtagtatcaggttaaaggtgtagtatcAGGTTAAAGGTGTATCAGGTTAAAGGTGTAGTGTCAGGTTAAAGGTGTAGTGTCaggttaaaggtgtagtatcaggttaaaggtgtagtgtcaggttaaaggtgtagtatctggttaaaggtgtagtgtcaggttaaaggtgtagtatctggttaaaggtgtagtatcTGGTTAATGGTGTAGTATCtggttaaaggtgtagtatctggttaaaggtgtagtatctggttaaaggtgtagtgtctggttaaaggtgtagtgtctggttaaaggtgtagtgtcaggttaaaggtgtagtgtcaggttaaaggtgtagtgtcacgttaaaggtgtagtatcacgttaaaggtgtagtatctggttaaaggtgtagtgtcaggttaaaggtgtagtgtcaggttaaaggtgtagtatcTGGTTAAAGGTGTAGTGTCAGGTTAAAGGTATAGTGTCATGTTAAAGGTGTAGTATCAGGTTAAAGGTGTAGTGTCaggttaaaggtgtagtatcAGGTTAAAGGTGTAGTGTCATGTTAAAGGTGTCGTAACAATGAGGTGCTCTAGTTCTGAGTGCGTGTTCTGTTTCAGGGAACCATCTGTGAGCCGGGGCTGGGACTCTTGTCGTGGTGGAACAACTAGAACTCTCATTAGACGTGACGAGATCCCTGGGCCCTGTGGAGGACCGGAGGAGCGCTATTGGCCGAGCCGACCGGTTGACCTCGCGGTGGATGTGCAGGGGGGGGCTGGCCCAGAGCCAGACGCAGCGTCCAATCAACCGGCTCTGGGTCGATGGACAGGAGCCAATGAGCACCTCTCATCAAGGTCATGGTGGAGGGCAAAGGAAGAGACGTGAACAGTGTGCTGCGGTCCGTTCGGAGACAGGAACACCACAGAGACCTGATGAACACAACGCTGAAGGATATTAAGGTTATTAAGGAGGCTGCTTAAGGTGGACCGGCCTTAATGCTGACACAACTCAAATAAATCCCATCATCTCAAACtacagaaatgtgtttttattcttaTAACATCATCCTTACTTGAAGTATGTTCCTACACACAAGCTAGGACTACTTTTTGTGCAGAAGCAGTGCTGAGTCGGTTTACAGGCCCGGAAGATCACTGATTGACACATTTCGACAACCGGTCGAAATATCCCTGTACAATGATGTTCCGCCATATTTAAACATGTTTCCATATTTGGATAGGGATCTTCAGAGG includes these proteins:
- the polr3h gene encoding DNA-directed RNA polymerase III subunit RPC8, with amino-acid sequence MFVLVEMVDTVRIPPWNFQKKLNDAITEELNKKLANKVVYKVGLCVCLYDITKLDDSYIFPGDGASHTKVDFRYVVFHPFLDEILVGKIKYCSQEGVYVTMGFFDDILILPESLQQPAKFDETEQVWLWEYETDEGAHDLYMDQGEEIRFRVTDEVFLDTSPSGPAPATVDTPTLPGQPKPPTPEESGQKKEPPYTLIGTICEPGLGLLSWWNN